The following DNA comes from Girardinichthys multiradiatus isolate DD_20200921_A chromosome 2, DD_fGirMul_XY1, whole genome shotgun sequence.
tttttgtaaaacataaaggagtgcataattgtgaagtaaaagcaaaattattgtttttttttccttctttttaacaaataaaaaaagtgaaaagtgcAGCATGTATTCACCTTCCCTGAGGCGATACCTTGTAAAAACATCTTTCCTTGCATTACTTTGTGATGATTAGTCATTTTCtaacgcttcttccatagtgggtcgcagggaatctggtgcctatctccagcagtctatgggcgggaggcagggtacactctagacaggtcgccagtccatcgcagggaaacAAACaatcaagcacacacacacattcacacaactaagggcaatttagagagaccaattaacctaacaggcatgtctttggactgtgtgaggaagctggagtacctggtgagaacccacgcatgcacgtggagaacatgcaaactccatgcagaaagacccctggccgggagtcaaacccaggactatcttgctgcaaggccacagtgctatcaactgcgccaccgtgcagccctacttTTGTGGTTgttatatgacaaaatgtgaaaaggttcaaggggtactAACTTTTCCATAGCACTGTAGGTGTAGCTATGACTATAGCAGCACAGAAATAAGCATGTCAGTGCAAGCGCCTGGACTCACCTGCCCTCTTAGATGTCTCCATCTTACTATCGAAACCAGCAAGACTGAAAAACTCCCAGTTACACTGCAGATATTGAAGAAATAGTGAGCTTAGGGAAAATGATTTAGTCTGAATTTCAAACGaacaaagaacaaagcatatgcgttataaaacaacaaaaaaactgaaacaaggcACCTAAAtcagttcaataaaaataagcACATCTTTCCAAATCACCTACATTCAAAGTACTGTAGTTTAATCTGTGATCAGTTTAATAGAATTTGACACCATAACAATTAAGAGAATAATGCTTTGGGATTTCTGAAAGCATAAAtaattaacatattttaatttatggcTTTAATAAATATCCTGTAGATATGGAGATTAAAACAACACTTAATTAattctgtattaaataaaaagctaaaatttaACACTGCTaagataaaacacacaaaccaaAATAGGTAGCTCTTCTTTTACAGTAGGTAAAACAAAACTCGAGTGAAACCAAAAATCCGtcaaaataaactaatagaaaAAGCTAAACTGTAATTAATGTCACCTGATCTGTACTAAATCatcctaagaaaaaaaaaaaaaaaagcacctaaaatctataaaatgtaAGATCATAACCCttgctctgaaaaaaaaaaagctggattCTTAGAACACAAAACACTGCCTTTAACAGACTTCGATGAGAGAAACTGTAAGTGAGCTACAACTCCAAGTTATGAAATTCACACAGCTGCATTATGTAAATGCACTTCTGAAATCTAAAAACAGAAAGTACATTAGGCTTTTGTTAACATGCTTCTCTGCATGTTTGGCAAATGTGTGTTGGAGAAGTCATAGAGTGGCATTAATAAGCTGCAGACACAAAACCATGcttatatttttagttttactcAAACAAATATACTGTATAATCACTGTACCTGAGAGAGAGCAACACTATGTACAATATAGAGAGAACATcaatctgtaaaataaaatgaaaagcaaatttTTATCATTAGCAGAATGCCCTTGAGAAAAATGTcataaatgtccaaaaatacaTTCTCAATTACCTGTTGTTTGTCCAAAAAACCACTGTAAGAAATATTCCATTTATTCATGGCTCACATTCAGTATATCTGCTGCTATTAAATGTGTCTTACAGTCCTCCGTGAAACTGCTTTAACTTGTCTCAGGGCACCTTTTCATAAATGCCTGCACCTTATCACATGCTGCTGTTTTGACTCCACCTCATAGTTTTTTGTTAAGGTGAGTGCTGTAGTTGCCATCATTGCATTCCTTTCAAATGGGAATCCCCATTGGCACTGTCTTACTTCCAATGATCGTACCAAAAAAGATCCACtggaatatttgttttaaactgcCCTGGTAATTCCAGTTTGTCAAAAGTGAAATATATGCTTGACTCTGCTTTTGTTTTCCTGCTACTATCTTATGCAATAGCACAAATCacataaatacaattttaagtgatatatatatatatatatatatactgcgaGGTTTGCACTGAATAGCAGCTGCACATTCTGTGCAATAGTGACATCTAGTGGTGTTTCTACAATAGTGTCAGGGCTTGGTAAGTGCATTAAAGTCTTGGGGACAAAAAAAACGTAGCAATGCACGTTATTTACGCTTTCTTGTGgattgaatctttttttttttttccgctTTCATCCAAATAAATGCAGGGTTTGTCTAAGAAACactaaaattatgtttaaaaaaaactaagtttCGCTGCGGGTTTGTGGACAGATAAAGCTGGTTCAGGCTGATGATGACGCCGTGTCTTCCACGTTTACACCGGACGTGGCAGTCTGGAGTGAAATCACAGTAACTTCCCTCGCTCGCCCTCCAGTTTTAAACATATTTCGCGTTGCTGTTGTCGTGTTTAAACATCAGCTCTAGTTTTATAGAGTCAAACGTTCTCGGGCAGCCATGGGGCTCACCATCTCGTCCATCTTCGGTCGGCTGTTTGGGAAAAAACAGATGAGGATTTTGATGGGTGAGTGAAAGTTTTGTTGGCTACCGGTAGTTAGCATCGCTTTCTACAGAAAACAGAGAAGAAGTGAGTTAAGAAGTACTGTTAAAGGGTCAGAGTGGTAAAACAGGTACAAGGCAGGGTGTGCATTGTTTCCGGAAAGAAAATGAACGGATTCctccctaaaaaaaaaaaacaacgagGTTTTTCGTTAAATAGTTTGGCACAGGAGGCTTTTTATGTGGCCTTCTTCAGGGAATGTTAGCAATTGTCAAATAAAACGTTAATTAAAGGactttaaaagatatggttgtcAAAACCCTCTAAATTATCACGCATAAATACAAACTAGCCCTCTGTGTGATCATAAAgagatgtgaaaataaaaaaaggaaggcAGTCATCACATAAAAGGcgagacttaaaaaaaataaaaaaccccCCTGTTGAAGCTCTTGAAAAGGTTTTAttcttcatttttaattttctcaaagtAAAGTTGAATAATCCTGATATGAGAacaagtgttttagattttgaataATTGATTTGCCACATCACAAGCTAAGTAACATTTTATCTTGCACTATTGTGGTTTTCAAGTCACAGACTGAGaacacacttttatttttaatgtgtaaGTAAAAAGCACTTTCACTGCTTCTTTGAGCTCCAGTCCCCTGGCTCTCAAACGTCTTACTGGGGAAGTTGTGCATTTATCACCAACTCTGATCTTAAAACCAATATTGCTGGCTTGCCTCCTAATAagatttttgaagtgaggtgCTGTTAAAAGGTAACTGCAGTAGATATCTCTCAACATCTTCACTTAGCTTGATTTACAGTATAACTTagcattttatacatttaattgAAATCCAGAAGAAGACTTAAACGTCATCAAGTTTAAATTAGTCTGTGATTTCCAAAGACTACAATAGTTATTTACGCAGGAAACTGAGATAGGAGGCAGTGCGCCATTAATaaccttcctgtgtgaaacacttGCTTGGGAGCAAATATCTGACCAGACCAAATGCCTGATAGAAAAGTAACCCATAATTTGAAAACCAGTTTGAATTTAAAACCCTTTAAATCAGGGTTTTAAACTAGAAAAGGGCTGATATATTTTCAGAGTACAACCATGAGTGACAAATATCCTGATATTGGGTTATTAGAGGGATCAAGGAACTCCTTCAGTTTGCTCACCTtgactgtgttttcttttctgttagtGTGAAGGAAAATGtagtagctttttttttttttaactcatgaCATGTGGAacatacagataataaaaaccaaacCCATGTTTGTACCCgaaatgttataaaaataaaataaaatacatgaaaatctAGAAGTTGGAGTTCACCAATGAATAAAGTATTGAAAAGGTGTATAGACACAATTTTGCAAGTGTTCTGTTGGCTAGTATCTGTAAAAATATAACTATATTTAACATTGTTAGTAAGTGGCACAAACAGTTTTACTTTGACGTAAATAAGTGCTGTCTTTTCTGATTAGGGCAGAAAATATCTGCACTGCCTCTGTACAGCTTTATGCtgcatgtttattttcctgtgATGATTAGATTGTGAGTTGTTCCTTTTAATAACTGGTCATGTTCTTTCTACCTTCCTCAGTTGGACTAGATGCTGCTGGAAAAACAACTATCCTGTACAAATTGAAGCTTGGAGAAATTGTGACCACTATCCCAACCATTGGTAAGACATTTATTTGAAACTTGtcctagtttttctttttttttttttttttttttactttctttgtcAGTGTTGACgatgtcaatgttttttttttaactgtccccttttttttgtaaaaggtTTCAATGTGGAGACGGTGGAATATAAAAATATCAGCTTCACTGTTTGGGATGTGGGTGGCCAAGACAAAATCAGACCTCTCTGGAGGCATTACTTCCAGAACACACAGGTATGAGTGTAACTTTGCTTCGAATTCACAGAGAAAACCCCGTTATGCAAGCACGGAGTACTCTGAAACTTTTACAACAGGGGATTTATCACAGGGCAGTGACTCAACTGTTTTCTTTAtctctttcctccattctatctaagtttttttttcttgtttattttccaGTTACTCTCTTGGAGGATGTTCAGTCAGTTGTTTTACTCTgttgcagaaaacaaaatcgCAGATACGAGATAAAACCAGTTTATGTAAAAGCAGAACGTTCAAGTTCCTGACCATATTGCTTAAGCTCTTCAACGATGAGGGGATAAATATGGACTCATCTtttaataatatattataaatatagCAATCCTGGTTTATAATGGTGAAGTCAGAAAAGAGTTGCATCCTTCTCTATACTCGATCTGAATAAAATGTGCCATCATTTATTGCAGagtaatttctttgttttgacaTGTTTCAAAAAGTTCAGCTGGAAAATCTTAACAGCTTTCTGTCATTTCTGTGCTGTTTCCTGCAAAGTTAAATAACATGAGgttgttttaatattaaaatctaAACATATCTGTTGCACCATACTAAACGTTAATGCTGTCGTAactgttcttctgttttgttttttaatttcttagGGTCTGATCTTTGTAGTGGACAGTAATGACAGAGAAAGAGTAGCTGAGTCTGCAGAGGAGCTCTCCAAAATGGTATGCGTTTTTAAAAATGCAGCTTGATATTGTCATGATCCTTCTGAGCTGAAAGTGTCCAGAATTTCCTCGCAGTTCACTGGAAACATTTGTGTGACGTTATCATTGCCAGAAGAGGTTCATCCAGTTTAGCAGATGCAGGAGTTCACAGGAGGATACATGTCTAATAGATGAGGTCATTAAAAGCATAAATGATAATAATTTTCCATTTGATCCAGCAACATGCGTGTATTTATGGCAATGACTTGAATCATTTTTGAAGCCACGTAACCCTGATAATCAAAAGCTtcaccttctttttttttttttttgcgttttTCTTTCCTGGACACAAGCTGCCTTTTAGGATGTGTGTAAATCTTAAAATGAAGTAAAATCATAAACAATATCAGAGGCCCTTCATAAAAGCTTAGTTCTGTGTGACCGTATTGCTGTGAGTTGCTTCCAGTATGCTGAtttgtttgaattttatttctattttcagttttagaGGGATGCAAAAATTATATAGGAGTGTAGATATCATTTTTGTTAAAGTGTTTCACTGAGTTGTGTGTTCGCTGCATGGCTGTCAAAGCAGCCAAGTGAATGAACCTTGGGCTCTATGTTTCTGTCTTCCATTTACTTTTGAAGGGtttgtgcctttttttttttttttttttattgagaaaaaAGAGTAAGTACAACATAAGATGGAGTACGCCCATGCATTTTGggattatatttaaatttttagactgaatgtatttatttatggaaagcGCTGGCTTTGTTTAGCACAAAGTGTTTCTGATTGCAGAATGTTCTGTAGGGGCTCATGCTGTGGATTGGATAGCGATGCACCAATTTGGCTTTTTTTGGGCCGTTACCCAAATTTccggttgttgttgttttttttgttttttttaaggtcTGATCTGCTGATTCCTGAGGATTTTGCCCATCAGGGAAAAACCAGCACCTTAAATCTAACAGAATTTGAAGGAATTACAACATTATCcttatttatgcatcaaaatcaCATGTCTAAGTTCAAAGCAAAGCAAAGTGCAGTAAAGGatatgatggtagctgatgctTTTATTGACCAAAATTGTTGGTACTTcctagttttgatgcatttttagAAATAAGGAAAAGTAATTAAATCTTTCACTATTTTTACTGTATCAGAGCGGATCAAGTCATATTGATTGCTGCATCTCTACTGTCGTATCTGATAACTAATCTGTAACGCCTgtctcctgtgtgtgtgtgtgtgtgtgtgtgtgtgtgtgtgtgtgtgtgtgtgtgtgtgtgtgtgtgtgtgtgtgtgtgtgtgtgtgtgtgggcagcTTCAGGAAGATGAGCTGAGAGATGCCGTTTTGCTGGTATTTGCAAATAAACAGGACCTTCCAAATGCCTTAACAGTCAGTGAACTGGCAGACAGACTTGGTGTACATGCCCTTCGCAGCAGAACTGTGagttatttgaataaaaaaaaaatcttctctgCTAAATTTAAAACTGTGGACTTTGTTGAGATGCGATCGTCACCTCCTGACAGCCACGTGCCCTTTGTCTCCACAGTGGCACATCGAGTCCACCTGCGCCACCCAGGGTACCGGGCTATATGAAGGACTTGACTGGCTATCCAAAGAGCTGTCGAAGAACTAGAGAAGGATCGGCTGGACAGCAGAGTGAGACTGATCAACACAGTGCATAAGAGAAGACAGACATTCAGTCCAGAACCCATTTGTCTTTTAGCGCCAATGTTTACGAAAAGAACCAGGCTGTTGGATGGTTAACTCAACTGTGACaacctctgttttgtttttctgcacag
Coding sequences within:
- the LOC124858139 gene encoding ADP-ribosylation factor 5-like, encoding MGLTISSIFGRLFGKKQMRILMVGLDAAGKTTILYKLKLGEIVTTIPTIGFNVETVEYKNISFTVWDVGGQDKIRPLWRHYFQNTQGLIFVVDSNDRERVAESAEELSKMLQEDELRDAVLLVFANKQDLPNALTVSELADRLGVHALRSRTWHIESTCATQGTGLYEGLDWLSKELSKN